In Juglans microcarpa x Juglans regia isolate MS1-56 chromosome 7D, Jm3101_v1.0, whole genome shotgun sequence, the following are encoded in one genomic region:
- the LOC121239873 gene encoding NAC domain-containing protein 60-like gives MEGPSGDSEKEGPSMEAQMSLAASTTFPGFRFSPTDEELISYYLQKKLEGSEKCVEVISEVEICRYEPWDLPAKSVIQSDNEWFFFSARGRKYPNGSQSRRATELGYWKATGKERNVKSGSIVIGTKRTLVFHTGRAPKGERTEWIMHEYCMTGISQDSFVVCRLRKNLEFRPTDSTNQASSTQRNSLDLPCAVADVGIEQSGLSEGDKAVGSSHDSYSLDQIDSTSESDQKLTNEVTMAESSSQQKEIGIEEDFYAEILKDDIIKLDESSLSFSPLFLPTVTDHVSEAERETQQPIQETTSWVPPLQGTANRRIKLRLKEAKEFAAEGPESRESGETVYNYLVEKDEHPNQEQQPPKCLLGIFYPRTINHWRAYVLFIILTVLALFLSWLGGSRQARRITYATLYEHFWQRM, from the exons ATGGAGGGGCCTTCGGGAGATAGTGAGAAGGAGGGGCCATCGATGGAGGCACAGATGTCGTTAGCCGCGTCGACGACGTTTCCGGGGTTTCGGTTCTCGCCTACGGACGAGGAATTGATCTCCTATTACCTGCAGAAGAAGCTGGAGGGGTCTGAGAAGTGCGTGGAAGTGATTTCCGAAGTTGAAATTTGCAGATACGAGCCTTGGGACTTACCAG CCAAATCAGTCATTCAATCGGATAATGAGTGGTTCTTCTTTTCTGCCCGGGGAAGAAAGTATCCAAATGGCTCGCAAAGTAGGAGGGCTACTGAATTGGGGTATTGGAAAGCTACTGGGAAAGAAAGAAACGTAAAGTCTGGTTCCATTGTGATAGGTACAAAGAGGACTCTAGTGTTCCACACAGGTCGTGCACCGAAAGGGGAAAGGACTGAATGGATTATGCACGAATATTGCATGACCGGGATTTCTCAG GATTCTTTTGTTGTTTGTCGTCTCCGGAAGAACCTTGAGTTCCGTCCAACTGATTCTACAAACCAAGCTTCCTCAACTCAAAGGAATTCGTTGGATTTGCCTTGTGCAGTCGCTGATGTTGGCATTGAACAGTCGGGATTATCTGAGGGGGACAAGGCAGTTGGTAGCAGTCATGATTCTTATTCCCTTGATCAAATTGATTCCACGTCTGAATCTGATCAGAAACTAACAAATGAGGTTACAATGGCAGAAAGTTCCAGTCAACAGAAG GAAATTGGCATTGAAGAAGATTTTTATGCAGAGATACTTAAAGACGACATCATTAAGCTGGATGAATCGTCGCTATCTTTTTCTCCTCTATTCCTTCCAACAGTGACTGATCATGTGTCTGAGGCTGAGAGAGAAACTCAACAACCAATTCAAGAAACGACTTCATGGGTGCCCCCTTTACAAGGCACGGCAAATCGCAGAATCAAATTAAGACTGAAAGAAGCAAAGGAATTTGCTGCAGAGGGACCAGAATCACGGGAAAGTGGCGAAACTGTCTATAACTACTTAGTAGAGAAAGATGAACATCCAAACCAAGAGCAGCAGCCGCCAAAATGCCTGTTGGGTATATTCTATCCTAGAACAATCAACCATTGGCGAGCATATgtgctttttattattttgactgtGCTAGCTTTGTTTCTATCTTGGTTGGGAGGATCCCGGCAAGCTAGAAGGATTACATATGCCACTTTGTACGAGCATTTTTGGCAGCGGATGTAA